The genomic region TTTGACCACCTTATCCAGGCTGCTGCCGGCCGCCTCGATGATGGTTTTCAGGTTGTTTATTGCCTGGCGGGTCTCTACCTTGATGTCATCGGTGACCAGGTCTCCCGTGGTCGGGTCGAAGGCCAGCTGGCCCGAAACATACACCATGGTGTCGGTTTTTACCGCCTGTGAATAGGGGCCGATGGCCGCCGGCGCATCCGGCGTGCTGACGATGGATCGCGTTGCATTCATGGGTCGATTTTCTCCTTTGTTGGAAATCCAGTAGATACCCGGGCCCTTAGTACCGGGATTTCAATACGTTGTTAAACCTGAGCCTTGCGGGCAGTCAGGCCCGCGATGGCTTTTCAAGTTTACCCGACGGCCATTCTACCATCTTTATCCCTCTGGTCAACGATGGATATGACCATTGACGGCATTCGCCATAGCAGTCTCCCGAAAAGACAAACCGCTGCAGCCGTGCTCCCTCAAGCGTTATGCGGGTTACGTCTTGACAGGTTTTTCAATCTCTTCTATATGTTGTCCTCATATGCCCAAAAAGATCAGGCCGTTATGAAACCGACCGAGACACGGCCATCTCGGCGCCAACCGGCAAGAGGGTCAACGCATGAAAAAAATAGCCAGGGCAACCGGCCTGTGCCTCCTTTCGCTCCTGCTCGGGGCCTGTTCTCCTTCTTCCGAAAGCAGCGGCCCTCCGGAACCGCCGCCGAAAGCGGTGCGTGTTATGGAAATCCGGCGCGACCCGATACCCATCGTGGCCGAGGCGGTGGGCCGGCTGGTACCCAACCGGGAGGTGACCCTGGCCGCCGAAATATCCGGGGTTGTTGCGGAATACAGTGTCGATACCGGTGACAGAGTTCAGGAGGACAGCATCCTCGTCCGCCTGGACCCCGTCGATTATCAACTCGCGCTGAAAGAGGCAGAGGCTAATTTCAGCGTGGCCCAAACCCGCCTGGACCTGGCCCTGAAAGCCTACAACCGTTCTAAAAACCTCTTGCCGCGCAAGGTCATCACCCAGGATGCCTTCGACCGGGCAGAATCGGAGTACCTGTCGGCCAGAGCATCGCTGGAGCGGCTGACGGTACTGGTGGATATTGCCAAGGCCCGTCTGGCAAAAACCAGGGTGCACGCTCCTTTCAACGGCCATGTTGCAGCCCGGATGATCGAAACCGGTCAGATGATCGGGGCCGGACAGCCCTTGATGAAAATCGTCGATGCGAACCCCATGCGGGTCAAGATCTGGTTGCCCGAAAAAGGGTATGTGCACCTGGACAAAAGCGACCCTGTTTCGATCGTGGTGGAAGCTTTTCCCGCAAGCACCTTCACCGGCACGATCGACCGTATCGACATTGTCGCAGATGAAAAAACCAACACCTTTGGCGTGGAAATCCTGCTGGACAATACCGAGCTTCTCTTGAAGGCAGGCATGAGCGCCAGGGTCCAAATTGTCACGGGCTTGATACCCGACGCCATCCTCATCCCCCAAAGCACGGTTCTCTACCGATCGGATCGAGAGGAAGTCTTTATTGCAGGCCCGGACAACCGCGCAATCCTGCGGCAAATCGAACCGGGCCTGAGCGCCGGTGATAAGATCGAGATCCGCAAGGGCCTCTCCGAGGGCGATCAGCTGATTGTCACCGGGGGACAGTTCCTCGAGCCGGGGGACAAAATATTGATCTCGGCTTTCACCAGGACCGCGGAAAAATGAGCATCTTCGGCTTCATCATCCGGCAGGGGCGCATCTTTACCCTTATCGTGATCGTCCTGCCCATCATCGCCGGCACTTTTGCTTATCAATCCCTTCCCAAGGAGGGGGAACCCGAGATCGCCATCCCGCATGCCATCGTGACCACCGTCTACCCCGGTGCTTCCCCTAGTGAAATAGAGAGCCTGGTGACCAATCCTCTGGAGGAGGCCTTGAGCGATCTCAAAGAAGTCGATGAGATGCGCTCCTCGTCGGCCGAGTCCGTGTCGGTTATCGTCATCGATTTCGTAGTGGATGCCAACCTGGAGCTTTCCCTCCAACGGGTCAGGGAAAAGGTGACCGATGCCCGGAAGGAGCTGCCCGAAGAGGCTGAAGATTCGACGGTGTCGGAAATCAGCTTCAGCGACGTCCCCATCATGCTCGTATCCGTGGTGGGGGACATGGATCCCGTTCTGCTCAGACGTCTGGCCGAAGATGTTGCCGATGAGTTAGCCTTGATACCGGAAGTGCTCTCAACGGACGTGGCCGGCGGGCGCACCCGGGAGATCCACATCTATCTGGATCCTAAAAGGCTCAACCAGTTCGGCTTGACGATTCTGGACGTTTACAATGCCGTCAAACACTCGGACATCAATATTCCCGGCGGCATGGTCAACATACCCGAGCGACGTTTTTTGCTGCGCACGCTGACCGAGATTAAAACAGTGGCCGATTTTGAGCGGGTCCCCCTGGTCCGCAGGGGGGACCGGGTGGTGTTTCTGGGTGACGTCGGCATGGTAAGGGACGGGCACCAGGAGGATATCAGCTATTCCCGCGTCGATGGCGAGTCTTCGGTCGCCATTGCCGTAAAAAAAAGGGACGGGGCCAACATCCTGCAAACATCGGCCAAGGTTCGGGCGGCCATCGAAGACCTGCAGCAAGACTTCCCGGCCGGCATCCACATGGTGGTCACCGCGGACCAGGCCAAATACATTCAGCAGGGGTTCGACACGATGAACAACTCCGCCATCACCGGGTTGATCATTGTCATCATCGTCCTCTATTTTGCCATGGGGTTCAGAAACTCCCTCATCACGTCCCTGTCCATCCCCCTGTCGCTGCTGATCACCTTTATTCTGCTCAAGGTTTTCGGGCAAACCAACAACAACATGGTTCGATTTTCACTGGTGCTCTGCATCGGTTTGCTGGTGGACAACGCCATCATCGTGGTGGAAAATGTCTATCACCATTATCAACTGGGCAAAGAGCGGCTGGCCGCTGTCATCGAAGGGGTTGCGGAAATCGCCGCTCCGGTCGTTTCCGCAACCCTGACCACCATGGCCGCCTTTCTGCCGATTTTGCTGATGACGGGCACCACTGGCGAGTATATGGGGTTTCTGCCCAAGACGGTCACCATCGCGCTGTCGGCATCCCTGATCGTTTCACTGGTCGCCAATCCGCTGCTGCTGTCCCGCTTTATGAAGCGCTCGGTCAAAGACGGCAGGATCGTCAGGCCCGAGGAGGATCTGGCCTTTTTGAAAAAGATTTATGTCCGGGTTGTCGCCTGGTCCCTGAACCACCGATTCAGCGTCGTTTGCCTGACCCTGGTCAGCATGGCCTGGGCCGTCGGCCTCGTCGGGCTGAACGTCATCAAGATAGAAATGTTCCCGGACATCGATTTCGATTACATCTATATACCCATCGAAACCCCCACGGGTACGGATGTGGAAATCACCGACCGTGTCGCCAGGCGGGTGGAATCCATCGTTGCCGACATGGTGCCGGAGGCCACTCAAGTGGTCGCGACAGTGGGGTACCGGGGTCAGAGCGCTTACGAACTGTCTTTCGGGCAGGGCGCCGTCAGCCATTTTGCAGAAATTACCGTGGAGTTGCTGGACGGCAAGGAGTTCGCCCGCGCCTCCCACCGGGAAATTCAGCGGCGCATCCGAGGCCGGCTGGACAGGATACCCGGTGCCGCCATCCGCTTTCGCCCGCTGTCCTGGGGCCCGCCCACCTTTGCACCGGTGGTGGTGAAAGTCATCGGTCCCGAGCTCGCGATCCTGCGGAAAATTTCCACCGAAATTAAGACGCGTCTATCCCGCATCGAGGGAGCTGTGGACGTGACGGACGACTTTTCGAATGCGCCCCCGGAATTACGGATAAAGGTTGATCGCGAGAAATCGGCATCCCTCGGCATCCCGCTGGATCTGTTGGCCATGACTCTCCGCGGTGCCACTGCCGGACTGGATATCCGGGAATTTCAAGATGAAATGGATATATCCAAAAAGTACGACGTGCGGGTTCGGTTTTCGCCTGCATCACGGACCACCGCCAGGATGCTGGAAGATGTCAAGGTGCGCTCGGACACCGGCATGCTGGTGCCCCTGTCCAATATTGCCGAATTTTCCCGGGGGCCGGGAATCAGCAAAATTGGGCACGTGGACCGGCGCAGGGTTGTACGCGTTTCGGCACGCAACGAGGGGCGGCCGGCGGTGGAAATCTCCAAGGAACTCATCAGAAAGCTTTCAGGGTTTGAACTGCCGCATGGCTACAGCCTCGATTTTTCGGGGGAACATCAGGAAACCGAAGAGTCCTTCGCCAGCCTGAAGCTGGCCTACCTGATCGCTTTTCTCCTGATCTTTGCGCTTCTGGTTACCCAATTCGATTCCTATTTTCAGCCGTTGGCCATCATGACCGCACTGCCCCTGTCGATTGTCGGCGCCATGCTCGGGTTGCTGGTAACGGGCAACAATTTCTCGATCATGAGCTTTGTGGGACTGGTAGGTCTTACCGGCATCGTCGTCAATGACTCCATTGTGCTGGTGGACTGCATCAACAGCAAGCGCACAGAGGGCATGCACATATTCGAGGCCGTCGTGTCTGCCGGTCAACAACGGCTGCGGCCCATTCTTTCAACCACCCTCTCCACCATCGGCGGCATCATCACCCTGACCATCACCGACAAGTTGTGGGAGGGGCTGGGCGTGGTGATCATCTTCGGTATCGGATTGGCCACCGTGCTGACCCTGGTCGTGGTGCCGGTGATGTACTCGCTTTTCGAAAATCTGGGCTACTACACCATTTCCGCCTTCAAGGGCCCCCGGTTTCAGGACGTACCCCAGGGAACCAGCTTTTTTCTGTCGAGAAGGCGCCGCGCAAAAATTTGGCTTGTCGCGACCGTCCTCGTGCAGGCGGCGGCTTTTGTTGCCGCGGCTTATGCGCTGGCCCCTGAAGTACTCCGGTTGTGGTCCACGACCCAGTTCCAGGCGCCGAACCTGATAAAACTGGTGATCGAAGTGGTGGTGTTTTTCCTGATTCTCGGGTTGAAGGCTGCCGGTGTGGTGGTGGTCGTCATGCTGCCGACCTGGATCGGGTTCTTTTTTCTGATGGGCCGCAGGACGACGGAAGAACACTATGTGGACGTCACCCCTGAGGGGCTGACCCTGACGTCGCCGGTGGAGTCGCTCTTCCTTTCAGCCGAATCGATTGAACGGGTAAGCTACTCCCGGGTCACCGGAAGATTGACCATTCGGGCGGGAAGACGACGCGTCAAACTGCACGGCGTTTTGCCCGCCAGACGAAAGCCTCAAAAAGTGCCGTTGAAAAAATGGCTCGCACATCGCCCGCCCTCGCGTGGAGAGCTTCGGAAGGGCATACGCGATCTGAAAACCGCCATAGAGGCGGTGGTAAGCGGTGTATAGAGTGGTTGCCAGAAAAACGTTCCGATTGTGTTGCATCCAAAAAATGGCGCTGTCGATTTTATATCCACTGTAATAACAAAGCATTATATACACTTTGCCATGTTGTTTGTGCAACCATGAGGTTAAGCGCCGATCCGCAAGACCTTGGCGCCCCGGATCTTGCGCTGCTTGAGTTCCAGCAGGGCGGTGTTGGCCTCATCCAGGGCGTACGCCTGGTATTCCGGTTTGATGGGGATGTCCGCGGCAATTTTCAGAAACGCCGACACGTCCCCGCGGGCCACGTTGGCCACGCTTTTGATCTCCTTCTCCATCCAGAGCTGCGCCGGATAGTCCAGCCCCATGAGCAGGTCATTGTCCCGGCTTTCCTTGCGGATGGCATTGATGACCAGCCGGCCGCCCGGCTTGAGGCACTTCAGGGCCTCCAGCACCGGTTTCCAGACCGGAGTGGTATCGATGACCGCATCCAGAAGCGCCGGGGGCTTATCGCCGATCTCCCCGGCCCAAACAGCGCCCAGTTCCAGGGCAAAGGCCCTTTCCCGGGCGCTGCGCGCAAACACATAAATCCGGGAGCGGACATAGCGATGCTGCATCATTTTCAGCACCAGGTGCGCGGACGCCCCGAATCCCGTCAATCCCAGGTGCTGCCCGTCCTCGATGCCGGTCAACCGGAGGGAACGGTAGCCGATAGCCCCCGCGCATAAAAGCGGCGCGGCCTCTGCATCGGCCATGCCGGACGGAATGGCAAAGGCGAATTTTTCGGGCACGCGCATGTATTCCGCATAGCCGCCGTGGGCGTCACGGCCGGTGGCTTTGAATTCCGGACAAAGGTTTTCTCTGCCGCTGCAGCAGAATTCACAGTTGCCGCAGGCGGAAAAAATCCAGGCCACGCCGACCCGGTCGCCGTTGTTGAACCGCGTCGCGTTCGCCCCCCTGCCCACGACCCTGCCCACGGCCTGGTGTCCCAGCACCATCGGAAAAAACGCCGGGGGGGTGCGCCCCTCGATCTCGTCCAGCTCCGTGTGGCACACGCCGCAGGTGCTCACCGCGATGACGATATCCCCCTCCCCCGGCTGCGGGTCCGGCAGCGTCACCGCCTTGAGCGGCCGGGTTTCCTTTTCCAGGTCGCAGAGTCGCTCCAATACCATTGCTTGCATACGATCAATCCTCGCTGATGGTCATCTTCCTACCCAAGTTGCAACCCCCATGGGGTTTATCCCCCGCCAGTTGCGCGCATCCGGGTGCTCGATATTCTTTTTATTGATTCAGGGTTGCATAGCATACCACATGACCCGTCACTTATGCAAAAATTACAGTACTGTTGGCGCGGAAAGCGTTTTGAACCTTGACAGCGGGAACAGCCTCATTGTATTTTTTGTTTACAGATTTGCACCAACAATGGAGAAATTCGAGGTTTGATGATAAACATGCGGGCAGATCCTGATTCAATTTAAATTTTCATGGGTGGGTATGAAGCATCGGTGGCCGTTAAGATCAGTTGAACATGAAAATTTACAACTATGAAATCACTCGGTATATGTCTCGGCGCTTCCTCGGTATCGATTGCCCGGCTTGAAACCGACGGCAGTGCACCCTCAACTTCCGGCAAGGCGAGAAAACAGCCTCCACGCATGATCGGCAACGCCGTCTACCCCCACGACGGCAACCCGAAAAGGACCCTCGTCGAGGCACTTGCAGGACTGGATGTAAACCGCTTCGACCGCATCGCCGTCACCGGCAGAAAATTCCGCAGCGTTCTCCGTCTATCGTCAATATCCGAACCCCGCGCCGTGGAATACGCCTACCGCTACACCCGCCCCCCCGGCGTGTCCTGCCCGGCCATCGTTTCCGCCGGCGGTGAAACCTTCATGGCCTACGTCCTGGACAGTTCCGGACGCATCGCCAACGTCCTCACCGGCAACAAGTGTGCATCGGGAACGGGAGAATTTTTCCTGCAGCAAATCCGCCGCATGAACGTATCCCTGGACGAAGCCGCCCGCTGGTCCTCGACGGAAAAGCCATACCATGTTTCCGGACGTTGCTCCGTTTTCTGCAAATCGGACTGCACGCACGCCACCAACAAAGGGGTTCCCAAGTCCCAGGTAACCGCCGGCCTCTGCAAAATGATGGCCGATAAAATTATCGAGCTGCTGAAAAGGGTGGATCGGCGCAACATCATGCTCACCGGCGGTACGACCAGGAACGGCATGATGGTGACTTACCTCAAACAGGCGATTCCCGGGCTGATTATCCCTAGCGAGGCACCGTACTTCGAAGCGCTGGGAGCCGCCTTGTGGGCCCTCCAAAACAGCACCCAACGTCCGGCCGACCAGGTCGCCGAGTGGTTTATCGACGGCGCGGCCGCTCCCGCTTGTCTGCCCCCGCTGAACGAAGCCGCCGATCAGGTCACCTTCAAAACCATAAAAAGCGGCCGCATCGTTCCCGGAAAGGATTGCATTCTGGGGCTGGACGTGGGCTCCACCACCACCAAAGCGGTGCTCATGCAAAAGGACAGCAACGCACTGCTGGCCTCGGTCTACCTGCGCACCGACGGCGATCCCGTGGGGGCCTCACGAAAATGTTACACCGCTATCCTGAAACAGGTAAAAGGCGTTGTCGACCCGGCCGAGCTTCCCATCGTGGGACTGGGGGTCTGCGGCTCCGGCCGCCAGATTGCCGGCCTGCATGCGCTGACCGACGGCGTCATCAATGAAATCGTCGCCCACGCCGCGGCCGCCGTTTTTTTCGATCCGGAAGTCGACACCCTGTTCGAAATCGGCGGCCAGGATGCCAAATACACCTACATCACCAACGCCGTGCCATCCGATTACGCCATGAATGAAGCCTGCTCGGCGGGGACGGGATCCTTTCTCGAAGAATCCGCCCTGGAATCGCTGGGCGTCGCCATGGAAGATATCGCCGGCATCGCCCTTCAGGGGAGCAGGCCGCCAAATTTCAACGACCAGTGCGCGGCCTTCATTGCCTCCGACATTAAAAATGCCATCCACGAGGGCATCCCGCATGCCGACATCGTTGCCGGCCTGGTCTATTCCATCTGCATGAATTACAGCAACCGGGTCAAGGGAAACAGGACCGTGGGACGCAAGGTGTTCATGCAGGGCGGGGTTTGCTACAACCACGCCGTGCCGCTCGCCATGGCCACGCTTGTCGGCAAGCCCATTGTCGTCCCCCCGGAGCCCGGACTCATGGGCGCCTTCGGGGTGGCCCTCGAGGTGAGCAAACGACTGGACCTGGGGCTTATGGAGCGTAAAGCCTTCGACCTTGCCCAACTGGCGGCAAGAGACGTCCGGTACTGCCGCGAGTTCACCTGCAGGGGCGGCAAAGAAAAATGCGATCGAAAATGCACCATCACGATGATAGAGCTGGAAGGCAAGCGCTATCCCTTTGGCGGTGCCTGCAACCGGTACGACAACCTGCGCCGCCGCATCGAGCACGACACGGCAAAACTGGATCTGGTCCGGGTACGCCAGGAACTCGTTTTCAATCTTGAAGGCACCCTGCCCCGCCGGCGTCAAGGCCAGGGATCCAGGGGGCGCATCGGGTTCAACCGCAGTTTCCTGGTCAATTCCTATTACCCGCTGTACGCCGCCTTCTTTTCACGCATCGGCTATGAACCGGTACTTCCGGACGAGCCCTCGCAAACCGGAATCGAACAGCGCAATGCGGCCTTCTGCTACCCCGGTGAGCTGGCCCACGGCTTTTTTCACAGCCTGATCGGAATGGAACCGGCGCCGGACTACCTTTTTCTGCCCCATGCCAAATCCATCCCCCTGGAAAACGGCACCCGCTCCTCGCAGGTATGCCCGCTTGTCCAGGGAGAAACCTTTTATCTTCAATCCACTTTTAGAGACAGGCTCAAAGAGCTTGAAAAAAAGGGCACCCGCGTGCTGGCACCGCTTCTCGATTTGAATGGCGGGTTCGAAAAAGCGCGCGCGCCTCTGCTGGAAACCGCCGGCCGCATGCATGTCGACAGAAAAATCGCCCGGCGCGCCTTCGACACGGCCGTGGCGCAACAACAGCTGTGCGTTGATAAAATGCGGGCCGCCGGCCTGCAGGCCCTGGCCGACCTCGAGGCCGACCCCGACCGGACCGGCGTGGTCATCTTCTCCAGGCCCTACAACGGTCTGGTGGCCGAAGCCAACATGGGGATTCCCGCAAAACTGGCCACACGCGGCATCACGGTGATTCCTCTGGATTTCCTGCCTTTTGAAAAGGAGGACGCCAAACGGCATATGTACTGGGGCATGGGTCAGATTATCCTCAGAGCGGCTCGCCTGGTCAAACGCCACCCCCAGCTGTTCGGGGTATTCATCACCAATTTTTCCTGCGGCCCCGACTCTTTCATCGTCGGGTATTTCAGGTCAATCATGGGCCGCAAGCCCTCCCTGACGCTCGAACTGGACAGCCATACGGCCGACGCAGGACTGGATACACGCATCGAAGCCTTTCTCGACATCGTTTCCGCTTATCGACAGCTCACCATGCAGAAGCGGATAACGGAAAAAGTCGATCCCTTCAAACCGGCCGAAATCAGCCTCGAGAGAGGCGTTTCCACGGTGGTGACCACTTCCGGTAAAAAAATCCCCCTGACCGATCCCCGGGTCACCCTGCTCGTCCCCTCCATGGGCAAGCTGGGGTCCGAAGGTATCGCCGCCGTTTTTCGGGGGGTGGGCGTCAACGCCGTGGCTCACCCGCCCTCCGACGAAAACGTTCTCAAAATCGGCCGGGGAAACACCTCGTGCAAAGAGTGCCTGCCCCTTATACTTACCACGGGTACCCTGCTGAACTACGTTAGTCACCGCAAACCCGGCGAGGTAATCGTCTACCTCCTGGCCACCGGCTCAGGCCCCTGCCGCTTCGGGCAGTACTACATTTTTATGGAAGACCTTATCCGGCGCCTGCAAATCCCCGATGTTGCCGTGTTCACCCTCACTTCCGAAAACTCCTATCTGGGGCTCGACAAAACCCTCGAGCGCAGAACCTGGTGGGCGGTGGTCGTTTCGGACATGATGGAGGACATTCGCTCCATGCTGCTGGCAAACGCCGTCGATGTCGTGTCCGCGCTTTCGCGGTTCGATACCGAATGGCAAGCCATCCTCGAGGCCTTGGAAAGCGGCCGCTTCAAGCACCTGGAAAATCAGCTGTCCCTGAGCACTGCCCGTTTCAGGGAGATCCCCCTGAAAAAGCCCGCCCGTGACGTTCCCACCATCAATCTGACCGGGGAGATATTCGTACGTCGGGACGGGCTCTCGCGCCGGTATCTTACCGAAAAACTGGCTGAAAAGGGTTTCGCCGCCACCTGCACGCCCGTCGCCGAATGGGTTTTCTATTCCGAATACCTCGTCGAGGAGGGCCTGAACGAGCACACCATGACCCTGTCTGAAAAATTGCGCTTCAAAATCAGGAAAAAAGTAATGCTGGCAACCGCCAACCGTCTGCGCGCCATTCTGGAAAAAACGGGTCTGTTCCATAGCGCGGCGGTGGACATTCCCACCATCGTCGGCAACGCCGTGCCTTACATATCAAGAGATCTCACGGGCGAAGCCGTTCTGACCATCGGCGGCTCCCTGACCGAAATCGGCACGCATGCGTGCGGGGTGATCGCCATCGGCCCCTTCGGCTGCATGCCCAACAGGCTTTCCGAAGCCGTGATGCACGAAACCATGCGCCGGAGTGAAAAACTGAAAACCGAACCCGACAATGACGATCTAAAGGCCGTACTGAACCGGGTTGACGACCTGCCGTTTCTGGCCATCGAAAGCGACGGCTCCCCCTTCCCTCAAATCATCGAAGCCAAGCTCGAGGCTTTCTGCCTGAGATCGCGTCGCCTGCACGAAAAAATGCTGCGGGCCGGTACCGCCCAGCCGAAAAGCACCTGAAAAAAGGAGATATGCTCTTGCGACAACACAGATCGTTAATAATGACCGCGCCGGCCAAAGCGTACAGGTTGCTTCTATCAGTGTTGCCCTTTTTCATACTCGCGATAGGTCCAACGGCGCAGGCCGTCAAACCGGAAAGGATTTTGATCCGCAACGTCGCGCTCATCGACCAGAGCGGCAGGCAGGAGGATGTGATCGTAAATATTCTGGTTCAGAACCACAAGCTTAAACTCGTCACCAAGGACGACATTCCAGACGATGACGTAGACCTGGCGTTCGATGCCAGGGGAGGCTATCTGATCGGCAAACTGGCCACGGGGCAGGCCCCCAGTTTCATGATCCTTGACCAAGACCCGCGAACCGACATTCAAGTCATGCTGGACACGGACACCCACGCGCGCTTTGCCATGCAGGAAGGCGTCATCGTCCGCAACCGGCTGAACCGCGCCCGGGCGGCCCATCCCCAGAAAAAGCAGGGTGAATGGTTTGCCTACTCCCCACCGCCCGTATCGCTTCCCGTGGGGTATCAGAGCGGATCGCGGTGGAACCAGTGGGAAAGTGGATGGACAAACGGGATTCTCATCGGCACCGTTGTCCTGGACCGTCAGTTCTGGCCCTACCAGAACGGCGGCAGCCGAGAGCGGGAGGGCGACCTCAGCGAATACGAAAGGGGTGAGATCAGGGCCCTGCGGCTGGGTGTGGTCGGGACCCTGAATTTTGAACTGCCTTGGGTGTACACCCTGTTTGCCGCCACCAACGCCTTCGACCAGGGCTTTGACGCCCGCAAGGACAAAAACATCAGCCTGCTGGACTGGCGCCTGGACATCCCCCTGTACGAGCAGACATCGCTGTCTCTGGGCAAGCAGAAAGAGCTGATTTCCATGGAACGCATCAGCAGCCTGGCCTATCTTCCATGGCAGGAGCGCTCGGCGCCGGCGGACGCCTTTCTCCCATCGCGCAACATCGGCGTAACCATAAGCGGCAACGGCTTCGACCAGCGCATGACTTGGGCCGGCGGTGTATACAACGACTGGTTCGACACCGGCAAGGTGTTTAACAAGAGCACCGACCATTACGTGGGGCGCTTGACCTGGCTGCCCTACCGCGAGGCAAATGAGGATGTGCTCCTGCACCTGGGCGTCGGCCTGCGGTATGACGACGCACACGAGGAGGTCCGCTACAAAACCCGGCCGGAATTTTATCAGGCGCCCTTTTTCGTGGATACCGGGCCCATGGCGGCGAACGGTGCCCTGACTTGCGCAACGGAAGTTTCCTACCGCATGGGACCCGTTTGGCTGGCCGGTGAGTATATTCGCAGCTGGGTGGACGCACCGGAACTGGGAGACCCCGTTTTAGACGGCTACCATGTCGGCATCAGCTGGGTGCTCACCGGTGAAATGCGCCGCTACAACAAGAAGAACGGCA from Deltaproteobacteria bacterium harbors:
- a CDS encoding acyl-CoA dehydratase activase, coding for MKSLGICLGASSVSIARLETDGSAPSTSGKARKQPPRMIGNAVYPHDGNPKRTLVEALAGLDVNRFDRIAVTGRKFRSVLRLSSISEPRAVEYAYRYTRPPGVSCPAIVSAGGETFMAYVLDSSGRIANVLTGNKCASGTGEFFLQQIRRMNVSLDEAARWSSTEKPYHVSGRCSVFCKSDCTHATNKGVPKSQVTAGLCKMMADKIIELLKRVDRRNIMLTGGTTRNGMMVTYLKQAIPGLIIPSEAPYFEALGAALWALQNSTQRPADQVAEWFIDGAAAPACLPPLNEAADQVTFKTIKSGRIVPGKDCILGLDVGSTTTKAVLMQKDSNALLASVYLRTDGDPVGASRKCYTAILKQVKGVVDPAELPIVGLGVCGSGRQIAGLHALTDGVINEIVAHAAAAVFFDPEVDTLFEIGGQDAKYTYITNAVPSDYAMNEACSAGTGSFLEESALESLGVAMEDIAGIALQGSRPPNFNDQCAAFIASDIKNAIHEGIPHADIVAGLVYSICMNYSNRVKGNRTVGRKVFMQGGVCYNHAVPLAMATLVGKPIVVPPEPGLMGAFGVALEVSKRLDLGLMERKAFDLAQLAARDVRYCREFTCRGGKEKCDRKCTITMIELEGKRYPFGGACNRYDNLRRRIEHDTAKLDLVRVRQELVFNLEGTLPRRRQGQGSRGRIGFNRSFLVNSYYPLYAAFFSRIGYEPVLPDEPSQTGIEQRNAAFCYPGELAHGFFHSLIGMEPAPDYLFLPHAKSIPLENGTRSSQVCPLVQGETFYLQSTFRDRLKELEKKGTRVLAPLLDLNGGFEKARAPLLETAGRMHVDRKIARRAFDTAVAQQQLCVDKMRAAGLQALADLEADPDRTGVVIFSRPYNGLVAEANMGIPAKLATRGITVIPLDFLPFEKEDAKRHMYWGMGQIILRAARLVKRHPQLFGVFITNFSCGPDSFIVGYFRSIMGRKPSLTLELDSHTADAGLDTRIEAFLDIVSAYRQLTMQKRITEKVDPFKPAEISLERGVSTVVTTSGKKIPLTDPRVTLLVPSMGKLGSEGIAAVFRGVGVNAVAHPPSDENVLKIGRGNTSCKECLPLILTTGTLLNYVSHRKPGEVIVYLLATGSGPCRFGQYYIFMEDLIRRLQIPDVAVFTLTSENSYLGLDKTLERRTWWAVVVSDMMEDIRSMLLANAVDVVSALSRFDTEWQAILEALESGRFKHLENQLSLSTARFREIPLKKPARDVPTINLTGEIFVRRDGLSRRYLTEKLAEKGFAATCTPVAEWVFYSEYLVEEGLNEHTMTLSEKLRFKIRKKVMLATANRLRAILEKTGLFHSAAVDIPTIVGNAVPYISRDLTGEAVLTIGGSLTEIGTHACGVIAIGPFGCMPNRLSEAVMHETMRRSEKLKTEPDNDDLKAVLNRVDDLPFLAIESDGSPFPQIIEAKLEAFCLRSRRLHEKMLRAGTAQPKST
- a CDS encoding OprO/OprP family phosphate-selective porin, translating into MIRNVALIDQSGRQEDVIVNILVQNHKLKLVTKDDIPDDDVDLAFDARGGYLIGKLATGQAPSFMILDQDPRTDIQVMLDTDTHARFAMQEGVIVRNRLNRARAAHPQKKQGEWFAYSPPPVSLPVGYQSGSRWNQWESGWTNGILIGTVVLDRQFWPYQNGGSREREGDLSEYERGEIRALRLGVVGTLNFELPWVYTLFAATNAFDQGFDARKDKNISLLDWRLDIPLYEQTSLSLGKQKELISMERISSLAYLPWQERSAPADAFLPSRNIGVTISGNGFDQRMTWAGGVYNDWFDTGKVFNKSTDHYVGRLTWLPYREANEDVLLHLGVGLRYDDAHEEVRYKTRPEFYQAPFFVDTGPMAANGALTCATEVSYRMGPVWLAGEYIRSWVDAPELGDPVLDGYHVGISWVLTGEMRRYNKKNGTLDRYPVARSVYQGGPGAWEAATRWSSIDLADGAVSGSAMDILSAGVNWWLSSFFLTSINYRRIWLDNEEGHGISDGVNWRVMLMLE